In Calonectris borealis chromosome 8, bCalBor7.hap1.2, whole genome shotgun sequence, a single genomic region encodes these proteins:
- the DIO1 gene encoding type I iodothyronine deiodinase yields MFGVRVFLQKVLILLHVTTCVVIGKTLMILFPNAMKRYILKQGEKSRMNENPKFSYENWGPTFFSFKYLLFVLKVKWKRLEDEAHEGHPAPNTPVVTFNGEVRHLFDFMQDNRPLILNFGSCTUPSFILKFDEFNKLIKDFSSIADFLIIYIEEAHAVDGWAFKNNIVIKNHRSLEDRKIAAQFLQKNNPLCPVVLDTMENLSSSKYGALPERLYLLQGGKVIYKGGVGPWNYHPQEIRAILEKLK; encoded by the exons ATGTTTGGCGTCAGGGTATTCCTACAAAAAGTCCTGATTCTTCTGCACGTTACCACGTGCGTTGTCATTGGCAAAACACTGATGATACTGTTCCCTAATGCCATGAAAAGATACATCCTCAAACAGGGCGAAAAGAGCAGAATGAACGAGAATCCAAAGTTCAGCTACGAAAACTGGGGTCCGACTTTTTTCAGCTTCAAGTATTTGCTCTTTGTGCTGAAGGTGAAGTGGAAGAGGCTGGAGGATGAAGCCCATGAGGGACATCCTGCTCCCAACACGCCGGTGGTGACTTTCAACGGGGAAGTTCGTCACCTCTTTGATTTCATGCAAG ATAACCGACCTTTAATCCTGAATTTTGGAAGTTGCACCTGACCTTCGTTTATATTAAAATTTGATGAGTTCAACAAGCTCATCAAAGATTTCAGCTCAATAGCAGATTTCCTTATCATCTACATCGAAGAAGCTCACGCAGTAG ATGGATgggcttttaaaaacaatattgttATTAAAAATCACAGAAGCCTTGAAGATCGAAAAATTGCAGcacaatttcttcagaaaaataatcctttatgTCCAGTGGTTTTAGACACTATGGAAAACCTGAGCAGTTCAAAATACGGTGCATTGCCAGAACGACTGTATCTACTTCAAGGAGGGAAGGTCATCTACAAG GGAGGAGTGGGGCCTTGGAATTATCACCCCCAGGAAATACGCGCCATcctggaaaaactgaaatag
- the IFT25 gene encoding intraflagellar transport protein 25 homolog, whose translation MRAADWCLSSAGAALVLATSSDEQHPAENVADGSSETFWTTTGMFPQEFIVGFPKCVKISKVAIQCYLVRTLRIERSISKDPVGFEQCIEKDLQHTEGQLQMEEFPLPDCQATYLRFIIKSAFDHFVSVHRVMAEGIAEDT comes from the exons ATGAGGGCCGCCGACTGGTGCCTGAGCTCGGCGGGGGCTGCCCTCGTCCTGGCCACCTCCAGTGACGAGCAGCACCCCGCTGAGAACGTGGCGGACGG AAGTTCAGAAACGTTTTGGACGACGACAGGCATGTTCCCACAGGAGTTCATTGTTGGTTTTCCTAAGTGTGTGAAAATCAGCAAAGTCGCAATCCAGTGTTATTTGG tGCGGACCTTAAGGATTGAAAGAAGCATATCTAAAGACCCAGTAGGTTTTGAACAGTGCATTGAAAAAG atTTGCAACACACAGAAGGACAGCTTCAAATGGAAGAATTTCCA CTTCCTGATTGCCAAGCCACTTACTTGCGCTTTATCATCAAATCTGCCTTTGATCATTTTGTATCAGTGCACCGGGTGATGGCAGAGGGCATAGCAGAAGACACTTAA